Proteins from one Primulina huaijiensis isolate GDHJ02 chromosome 18, ASM1229523v2, whole genome shotgun sequence genomic window:
- the LOC140965054 gene encoding uncharacterized protein, translating to MCDVYVRTLYPGSFGGSNTYLADEFLYVFRHIPQIALDAFNSAKGRNFKFVKFIKLNRISLLFNSMTFEAKEDGSDECLLFQAVVNMIGTDNVLLCEIRDGDESKDLGDDILSFVRPSGHYICFKHECGECHSTDGSLGGKCDYAVGSSRGKCICVVCSAHKY from the exons ATGTGTGATGTGTATGTGCGCACGCTATATCCTGGTTCATTTGGTGGATCGAACACATACCTTGCCGACGAATTTTTGTATGTATTCAGACATATTCCCCAAATAGCCCTAGACGCCTTCAACAGTGCCAAG GGGAGAAATTTCAAGTTTGTGAAGTTTATCAAGCTTAATCGCATTAGCCTTCTATTTAACTCCATGACTTTCGAGGCTAAGGAAGATGGAAGCGATGAGTGTCTTCTTTTCCAAGCTGTTGTTAATATGATCGGCACGGACAATGTATTGTTGTGTGAGATCAGG GATGGTGATGAAAGTAAGGATTTGGGTGACGACATTCTTTCCTTTGTTAGACCATCAGGTCATTACATTTG CTTTAAACATGAATGTGGCGAATGCCACTCTACTGATGGTTCACTTGGTGGCAAATGCGACTATGCTGTTGGTTCAAGTCGTGGTAAATGTATATGTGTGGTTTGTTCTGCTCACAAATATTAA